In Luteitalea sp. TBR-22, one genomic interval encodes:
- a CDS encoding alpha/beta hydrolase-fold protein, which produces MAGALIHVAPEAAQSTGVRVRVSFPASLEPQRLDGRLLVMLSTDPKAEPRFQITDDAGTQLVFGVDVDGMAPGTPVSVDAAAFGYPVRSLRDVPPGTYTAQALLHRYETFRRADGHVVKLPMDRGEGQQWNLAPGNLYSTPVQVTIGKDAAVDITMDKVIRPIADPPTTKYIRHERIRSEKLSKFWGRDMYLGAHILVPEGFDTHPEARYPLMIDHGHFPYTFGGFREEKPDPDLKPDYSARFGMSGYNRYQQQAAYDFYREWTSRDFPRVLIIQIQHPTPFYDDSYAVNSANAGPWGDAIVEELIPYIEKKYRGIGQGWARFMYGGSTGGWEALAAQVFYPDAFNGAYAACPDPIDFRAYTVVNLYEDRNAYYVDSKWKKTPRPGHRNWLGHVSTTLEDMNLRELALGTKTRSGQQWDVWEATYSPVGADGYPKRIWDKVTGEIDKDVAAYWKERYDLVHIMKRDWEKGLGKKLAGKVNLYVGDMDNYYLNNAVYLAEDFLRATTAPWFDGEITYGDRAEHCWNGDPVRPNYASRLRYHQMYVPKAVARMEKTAPRGADLTSWRY; this is translated from the coding sequence ATGGCCGGTGCCCTGATCCACGTGGCGCCCGAAGCGGCACAGTCGACCGGCGTCCGCGTCCGCGTGTCGTTCCCCGCGTCGCTCGAGCCGCAACGCCTCGACGGGCGCCTGCTCGTGATGCTCTCGACCGACCCGAAGGCCGAGCCGCGGTTCCAGATCACCGACGACGCCGGGACCCAGCTGGTGTTCGGCGTCGACGTCGACGGCATGGCGCCGGGCACGCCGGTCAGCGTGGACGCTGCCGCATTCGGCTATCCGGTGCGCAGCCTGCGCGACGTGCCGCCCGGCACCTACACCGCGCAGGCGCTGCTGCACCGCTACGAGACGTTCCGGCGCGCCGACGGGCACGTCGTCAAGCTGCCGATGGACCGCGGCGAGGGCCAGCAGTGGAACCTCGCGCCGGGCAACCTCTACTCCACGCCGGTGCAGGTGACCATCGGCAAGGACGCCGCGGTCGACATCACGATGGACAAGGTGATCCGGCCGATCGCCGATCCGCCGACCACGAAGTACATCCGTCACGAGCGGATCCGCAGCGAGAAGCTGTCGAAGTTCTGGGGCCGCGACATGTACCTCGGCGCGCACATCCTGGTGCCCGAGGGCTTCGACACGCATCCGGAGGCGCGCTACCCGCTGATGATCGACCACGGGCACTTCCCGTACACGTTCGGCGGCTTCCGCGAGGAGAAGCCCGATCCGGACCTGAAGCCAGACTACAGCGCGCGCTTCGGCATGAGCGGGTACAACCGCTACCAGCAGCAGGCCGCGTACGACTTCTACAGGGAGTGGACGAGCAGGGACTTCCCGCGCGTCCTGATCATCCAGATCCAGCACCCGACGCCGTTCTACGACGACTCCTACGCGGTGAACTCCGCCAACGCCGGCCCCTGGGGCGACGCGATCGTCGAGGAGTTGATTCCCTACATCGAGAAGAAGTACCGGGGCATCGGCCAGGGGTGGGCGCGCTTCATGTATGGCGGCTCCACCGGTGGCTGGGAGGCGCTGGCGGCGCAGGTGTTCTACCCGGATGCATTCAACGGCGCCTACGCGGCGTGCCCCGATCCGATCGACTTCCGCGCGTACACCGTGGTGAACCTGTACGAGGACCGCAACGCGTACTACGTCGACTCGAAGTGGAAGAAGACGCCCCGGCCCGGCCACCGCAACTGGCTCGGGCACGTCAGCACGACGCTCGAGGACATGAACCTGCGCGAGCTCGCGCTCGGCACGAAGACGCGATCGGGCCAGCAGTGGGACGTGTGGGAGGCGACGTACTCACCGGTCGGCGCCGACGGCTACCCGAAGCGCATCTGGGACAAGGTGACCGGCGAGATCGACAAGGACGTGGCGGCGTACTGGAAGGAGCGCTACGACCTCGTGCACATCATGAAGCGCGACTGGGAGAAGGGCCTCGGCAAGAAGCTGGCCGGCAAGGTCAACCTGTACGTCGGCGACATGGACAACTACTACCTGAACAACGCCGTGTACCTGGCCGAGGACTTCCTGCGCGCGACCACCGCGCCGTGGTTCGACGGCGAGATCACCTACGGCGACCGCGCCGAGCACTGCTGGAACGGCGACCCGGTGCGGCCCAACTACGCCTCGCGACTGCGGTACCACCAGATGTACGTGCCCAAGGCCGTCGCGCGCATGGAGAAGACCGCGCCCAGGGGCGCGGATCTCACGAGCTGGCGGTACTAG
- a CDS encoding peroxiredoxin, whose amino-acid sequence MPLKIGDRLPDATFRTPAPEGPLTLSTADVFAGKKVVLFAVPAAFSPTCSQVHLPGYVRNYEAIKASGIDIIACLSTNDAWVLGAWAEQNDAVGKVLMLSDGNLEFTRAAGMELDARVVGEGFRSQRYAAIVDDGVVVDIRIEEKPWLAEASSAGAICGLNAQK is encoded by the coding sequence ATGCCGCTCAAGATTGGTGACCGCCTGCCCGACGCGACCTTCCGCACACCCGCGCCGGAGGGCCCGCTCACGCTGTCCACGGCCGACGTGTTCGCCGGCAAGAAGGTGGTGCTCTTCGCCGTCCCCGCGGCCTTCTCGCCCACCTGCAGCCAGGTACACCTGCCGGGCTACGTCCGCAACTACGAGGCGATCAAGGCCAGTGGGATCGACATCATCGCCTGCCTCTCCACCAACGACGCCTGGGTGCTCGGCGCGTGGGCCGAGCAGAACGACGCCGTCGGCAAGGTGCTGATGCTGTCGGATGGCAACCTCGAGTTCACGCGCGCCGCGGGCATGGAACTCGACGCGCGCGTCGTCGGCGAGGGGTTCCGCTCGCAGCGCTACGCCGCCATCGTCGACGATGGGGTGGTTGTCGACATCCGCATCGAGGAGAAGCCCTGGCTGGCCGAAGCGTCGTCGGCAGGGGCCATCTGCGGGCTCAACGCACAGAAGTAG
- a CDS encoding lytic transglycosylase domain-containing protein → MNEMPILVRRAALATLLLCSSVASQAQAPAPATSATVVSSPGGTAVTPVLPPFPEWLQGVREEALARGITPATIEAALRDVTPVEQILNRDRTQAEFKETLSEYLSRRIGVPTIRLGRQQRDAHAALLGKVQDAYKVPPHVLVAVWGLESNFGRFSGVRPIMPTLATLAYDNRRSAMFRGQLFDALTILDAGHIDLPRLKGSWAGAMGQPQFMPSSYLKYAVDFDADGRRDIWSSQADVFASIGNYLAINGWVAGQTWGRRVKLPASTSGLAAAAPLRAVGCRAAREMTEQRSLAQWQALGVRSEDGGDLPRADMAASLLRSDAGDYLVYQNYEVFLSYNCAHAYAMAVARLSDRIADTDPLPEPAKKKAPAKKKKRSR, encoded by the coding sequence ATGAACGAGATGCCCATCCTCGTGCGTCGAGCGGCGCTCGCGACGCTGCTGCTCTGCTCGTCGGTCGCGTCCCAGGCGCAGGCACCGGCTCCTGCGACATCGGCCACGGTCGTTTCGTCGCCCGGCGGGACGGCGGTCACGCCCGTGCTGCCACCGTTTCCCGAGTGGCTGCAGGGCGTGCGCGAGGAGGCGCTCGCGCGCGGCATCACGCCGGCGACCATCGAGGCGGCGCTGCGCGACGTCACCCCCGTCGAGCAGATCCTGAACCGCGACCGCACCCAGGCCGAGTTCAAGGAAACGCTGTCGGAGTACCTGTCGCGACGCATCGGGGTGCCGACCATCCGCCTGGGTCGGCAGCAGCGCGACGCGCACGCGGCGCTGCTCGGCAAGGTGCAGGACGCGTACAAGGTGCCGCCGCACGTGCTGGTCGCCGTGTGGGGTCTCGAGTCGAACTTCGGGCGGTTCAGCGGCGTGCGGCCGATCATGCCGACGCTGGCGACCCTGGCCTACGACAACCGGCGCAGCGCGATGTTTCGCGGCCAGCTGTTCGACGCACTCACGATCCTCGACGCCGGACACATCGACCTGCCGCGCCTCAAGGGCTCGTGGGCCGGCGCGATGGGCCAGCCGCAGTTCATGCCGTCGAGCTATCTGAAGTACGCCGTGGACTTCGACGCCGACGGCCGCCGCGACATCTGGTCGTCGCAGGCCGACGTGTTCGCGTCCATCGGCAACTACCTGGCGATCAACGGCTGGGTGGCGGGACAGACATGGGGGCGCCGCGTGAAGCTGCCTGCGTCGACGAGCGGGCTGGCGGCCGCGGCTCCCCTGCGCGCCGTCGGCTGCCGCGCCGCCAGGGAGATGACCGAGCAGCGCTCGCTCGCCCAATGGCAGGCGCTCGGCGTACGCAGCGAGGACGGCGGCGATCTGCCCCGGGCCGACATGGCCGCGTCGCTCCTGCGCAGCGACGCCGGGGACTACCTCGTGTACCAGAACTACGAGGTGTTCCTCAGCTACAACTGCGCCCACGCCTACGCGATGGCGGTGGCGCGCCTGTCCGATCGCATCGCCGACACCGACCCGCTGCCGGAACCGGCGAAGAAGAAGGCGCCGGCGAAGAAGAAGAAGAGATCGAGGTAG
- a CDS encoding TIGR00730 family Rossman fold protein, translating to MTLRSVCVYCASSLGADPRFAEAARTVGTTLARRGIRLVYGGGRVGLMGMVADAALAAGGEVVGVIPAFLQAREVHHTGVTELLVVESMHARKAAMADRADAFIALPGGFGTFEEFFEVITWTQLDLQRKPVGLLNVAGFYDGLLAFIDHARAARLVREEHRAIVSSADRIDELLAALEGWAPNPTPKWRGELS from the coding sequence ATGACGTTGCGCTCGGTGTGCGTGTACTGCGCGTCGAGCCTGGGCGCCGACCCGCGCTTTGCCGAGGCCGCGCGTACGGTCGGCACGACGCTGGCGAGGCGCGGCATCAGGCTCGTGTACGGCGGCGGGCGGGTCGGCCTGATGGGGATGGTCGCGGACGCGGCGCTGGCGGCGGGCGGCGAGGTGGTGGGCGTGATCCCGGCGTTCCTGCAGGCCCGCGAGGTCCACCACACGGGCGTGACGGAGCTGCTCGTGGTCGAGAGCATGCACGCCCGCAAGGCGGCGATGGCCGACCGCGCCGACGCGTTCATCGCGCTGCCCGGCGGCTTCGGCACCTTCGAGGAGTTCTTCGAGGTGATCACCTGGACGCAACTCGATCTGCAGCGCAAGCCGGTCGGGCTGTTGAACGTCGCCGGCTTCTACGACGGGCTGCTGGCCTTCATCGACCACGCTCGCGCCGCACGCCTGGTGCGCGAGGAGCACCGCGCGATCGTGTCGTCGGCCGACCGCATCGACGAGCTGCTGGCCGCGCTGGAGGGATGGGCGCCGAACCCGACCCCCAAGTGGCGGGGCGAGCTGTCCTGA
- a CDS encoding NAD(P)-dependent oxidoreductase, translated as MRIAFLGLGIMGGPMAGHLQRAGHDVTVFNRTAAKAEAWVAEYGGRAAATPREAAAGCDVVCACVGADHDVREVTIGPDGAFHGMKPGAIFVDHTTASAAVARELHADAKARGLHFIDAPVSGGQAGAQKGQLSVMCGGDAEPFATVEPVLQAYGRMVARIGDSGAGQLCKMVNQLCIAGLVQGLAEALHFAQRADLDVPAVISVISKGAAQSWQMENRWQTMVDGKFDFGFAVDWMRKDLGIVMDEARRNGARLPVAALVDQFYAQVQARGGNRWDTSSLIALLDDK; from the coding sequence ATGCGCATCGCCTTTCTCGGCCTCGGCATCATGGGCGGCCCGATGGCTGGCCACCTCCAGCGCGCCGGGCACGACGTCACCGTCTTCAATCGCACCGCGGCGAAGGCCGAGGCCTGGGTCGCCGAGTACGGCGGGCGCGCCGCTGCGACCCCGCGCGAGGCAGCCGCCGGTTGCGACGTCGTGTGCGCCTGCGTCGGCGCCGACCACGACGTCCGCGAGGTGACCATCGGGCCCGACGGCGCGTTCCACGGCATGAAGCCCGGCGCGATCTTCGTCGACCACACCACGGCCTCGGCCGCCGTCGCGCGCGAGCTGCACGCCGACGCGAAGGCACGTGGACTGCACTTCATCGACGCACCGGTGTCGGGTGGACAGGCCGGCGCGCAGAAGGGGCAGCTGAGCGTGATGTGTGGCGGCGACGCCGAACCGTTCGCGACGGTCGAGCCGGTGCTGCAGGCCTACGGCAGGATGGTGGCCCGCATCGGCGACAGCGGCGCCGGCCAGTTGTGCAAGATGGTCAACCAGTTGTGCATCGCGGGGCTCGTGCAGGGGCTGGCCGAGGCGCTGCACTTCGCGCAGCGCGCCGACCTCGACGTTCCCGCCGTGATCTCGGTCATCTCCAAGGGCGCGGCGCAATCGTGGCAGATGGAGAACCGCTGGCAGACGATGGTCGACGGCAAGTTCGACTTCGGCTTCGCGGTCGACTGGATGCGCAAGGACCTCGGCATCGTGATGGACGAGGCGCGCCGCAACGGCGCGCGCCTGCCCGTCGCCGCGCTGGTCGATCAGTTCTACGCGCAGGTGCAGGCCCGCGGCGGCAACCGCTGGGACACGTCGAGCCTCATCGCGCTGCTCGACGACAAGTGA
- a CDS encoding MOSC domain-containing protein, whose product MASSPVAITLTHATLDELAACLPDIRQAPTDHGVVAMVVRRPAEGARDVLGEGMFSEDDGLAGDTWRQRRSRRSADGSPHPDMQVTLMGTRAIRAITPDESRWPLAGDQLIVDLDLTYANLPPGTRLQVGQAILQVTDQPHTGCDKFIARFGVDAMKWVNSPEGRALNLRGIYAKVVAPGAVRPGDTVRKLAI is encoded by the coding sequence ATGGCAAGCTCCCCGGTGGCCATCACCCTGACCCACGCGACGCTGGACGAACTTGCGGCCTGCCTGCCGGACATCCGGCAGGCCCCGACCGACCACGGCGTCGTGGCCATGGTCGTGCGTCGGCCTGCGGAGGGCGCGAGGGACGTGCTGGGTGAGGGCATGTTCAGCGAGGACGACGGGCTCGCCGGCGATACCTGGCGCCAGCGGAGGTCGCGCCGGTCTGCCGACGGCTCGCCGCACCCGGACATGCAGGTCACGTTGATGGGCACCCGCGCGATCCGCGCCATCACGCCCGACGAGTCACGCTGGCCGCTCGCCGGCGACCAGCTCATCGTCGACCTCGACCTCACCTACGCGAACCTGCCGCCCGGCACGCGGCTGCAGGTCGGGCAGGCGATCCTCCAGGTGACCGACCAGCCGCACACCGGGTGCGACAAGTTCATCGCCCGCTTCGGCGTCGACGCGATGAAGTGGGTGAACTCGCCCGAGGGACGCGCGCTCAACCTGCGCGGCATCTACGCGAAGGTCGTGGCGCCGGGCGCGGTGCGGCCGGGCGATACCGTGCGCAAGCTGGCAATTTGA
- a CDS encoding methanogen output domain 1-containing protein, whose protein sequence is MHEPPEAPPFAQLPVSLDRDVFLRKLIRHLAGALQDVVGLEEAAGFVSIVGQRMGDEIGDAYKAALDTSHLDRNAVRDVCLDLKRRIEGDFYVIEEDDEKIVFGNRACPFSEQVIGRGALCMMTSNVFGTIAAQNLGYGKVVLEETIANGDGRCRVVLYLQRSATSDAADGREYLRAD, encoded by the coding sequence ATGCATGAGCCTCCAGAGGCACCTCCGTTCGCGCAGCTCCCCGTGTCCCTGGACCGGGACGTCTTCCTGCGCAAGCTGATCCGCCACCTGGCCGGCGCCCTGCAGGACGTGGTCGGGCTGGAGGAAGCCGCAGGGTTCGTCTCGATCGTCGGACAGCGGATGGGCGACGAGATCGGCGACGCCTACAAGGCCGCCCTCGACACGTCACACCTCGACCGCAACGCCGTGCGCGACGTCTGCCTCGACCTCAAGCGCCGAATCGAGGGCGATTTCTACGTGATCGAGGAAGACGACGAGAAGATCGTCTTCGGCAACCGCGCCTGTCCCTTCTCGGAGCAGGTGATCGGGCGCGGCGCCCTCTGCATGATGACCAGCAACGTGTTCGGCACCATCGCCGCCCAGAACCTCGGCTACGGCAAGGTGGTGCTCGAAGAGACGATCGCCAACGGGGATGGTCGCTGCCGGGTCGTGCTCTACCTTCAGCGGAGCGCGACATCCGACGCCGCTGACGGTCGCGAGTACCTGCGCGCCGATTGA
- a CDS encoding ATP-binding protein has protein sequence MHDSALRLLRALPDAAVLLDTQGMLLAENRAARTVLGGQARADGPFPINPDDAAAFSGLLRQWSRSTEPTPGSFAIAGPSGPVTFSARGALAVAASDREPAVLFVRFWPRNDANPFLLLNQKITELHDEVARRVQVEEALRRSEAALQERVAESEALHRAKDEFLAIASHELRTPLHAIMGWAAVLRMPGTHEQREKGLDVIQRNASAQAKLVDDILDVSRIITGKMRLETRLCDLGALVDNAVDVVRPSAAAKGLDLQVERPPEPCWLVADPDRMGQIIWNLLSNAVKFSDRDRSVHVALTRQGSQYTLEVRDQGIGIEADFLPFVFDRFRQADSSTTRRAGGLGLGLALVRHIVELHGGTVQARSDGPGTGASFTLTLPIRAVAEWPAVASPAVGVVADAPPAAVVRSLHGVRVLVVDDEADARELLAAALTHAGAHVHAAASAGEAFDALGRVVPHVLVSDIGMPGENGYSLLRRVRATGPTASRALPALALTAYARGEDRESALAAGFTAHLGKPVSPEALIAMVGALAESCR, from the coding sequence GTGCACGATTCGGCCCTCCGGTTGCTGCGAGCCCTCCCGGACGCGGCGGTCCTCCTGGACACGCAGGGCATGCTCCTTGCCGAGAACCGGGCCGCGAGAACCGTGCTCGGCGGCCAGGCACGAGCCGACGGGCCATTCCCCATCAACCCGGACGACGCCGCCGCGTTCTCCGGATTGCTCCGGCAGTGGAGCCGCTCCACCGAACCCACACCCGGGTCGTTCGCAATCGCCGGCCCGTCGGGCCCGGTCACGTTCAGCGCCCGTGGCGCGCTCGCCGTTGCGGCCTCCGACAGGGAACCCGCCGTCCTCTTCGTGCGCTTCTGGCCCCGCAACGACGCGAATCCGTTCCTGCTGCTCAACCAGAAGATCACCGAGTTGCACGATGAGGTGGCGCGGCGGGTGCAGGTCGAAGAGGCGCTGCGGCGCAGCGAGGCCGCACTCCAGGAGCGCGTCGCCGAATCGGAGGCCCTGCACCGCGCCAAGGACGAGTTCCTGGCGATTGCGTCGCACGAACTGCGCACCCCCCTGCACGCGATCATGGGGTGGGCAGCCGTGCTGCGGATGCCCGGCACGCACGAGCAACGCGAGAAGGGCCTCGACGTCATCCAGCGCAACGCGTCGGCGCAGGCCAAGCTGGTCGACGACATCCTGGACGTGTCGCGCATCATCACGGGCAAGATGCGCCTCGAGACGCGACTGTGCGACCTGGGCGCGCTGGTCGACAACGCGGTCGACGTGGTCCGCCCGTCGGCGGCAGCCAAGGGGCTCGACCTGCAGGTCGAGCGGCCACCGGAGCCGTGCTGGCTGGTCGCCGATCCCGACAGGATGGGCCAGATCATCTGGAACCTGCTGTCCAACGCCGTCAAGTTCTCCGATCGGGATCGCTCCGTCCACGTCGCGCTGACGAGGCAAGGCTCGCAGTACACGCTGGAGGTGCGCGACCAGGGGATTGGCATCGAGGCCGACTTCCTGCCCTTCGTCTTCGACCGCTTCAGGCAGGCCGACAGCTCGACGACGCGCCGGGCCGGCGGGCTCGGTCTGGGACTCGCACTCGTTCGTCACATCGTCGAACTGCACGGGGGCACGGTGCAGGCGCGGAGTGATGGGCCTGGGACCGGCGCGAGCTTCACGTTGACCCTCCCGATCCGGGCGGTTGCGGAGTGGCCGGCAGTGGCGTCCCCGGCCGTCGGCGTCGTGGCCGATGCGCCCCCGGCCGCCGTCGTGCGGTCGCTCCACGGCGTGCGCGTGTTGGTAGTGGATGACGAAGCGGACGCCAGGGAACTGCTCGCGGCAGCATTGACCCACGCCGGCGCCCACGTGCACGCCGCGGCCTCGGCGGGCGAGGCCTTCGACGCGCTGGGGCGCGTCGTCCCGCACGTGCTCGTCAGCGACATCGGGATGCCGGGCGAGAACGGCTACTCGCTGCTGCGGCGGGTGCGGGCCACCGGTCCGACCGCGAGCCGGGCGCTGCCGGCGCTGGCGCTGACCGCGTACGCGCGGGGCGAAGATCGGGAGAGCGCCCTCGCGGCAGGGTTCACCGCGCACCTCGGCAAGCCGGTCTCGCCCGAGGCACTGATCGCCATGGTGGGCGCGCTGGCCGAGTCGTGCAGGTGA
- a CDS encoding VOC family protein — translation MNALAPTSLGLATVIYQVPDLAHAKAWYAQAFAQQPYFDQPFYVGFSIGGYELGLHPDLSEGQPGPGGSVAYWRVLDVDAAVEHFVMVGATLVASPTDVGEGIKVARVADPFGNVIGLIENPQFEI, via the coding sequence ATGAACGCACTCGCCCCCACCAGCCTCGGCCTGGCAACCGTCATCTACCAGGTCCCCGACCTCGCGCACGCGAAGGCGTGGTACGCGCAGGCCTTCGCGCAGCAGCCCTACTTCGATCAGCCGTTCTACGTCGGCTTCTCCATTGGCGGGTACGAACTCGGCCTGCATCCCGACCTGAGCGAGGGACAGCCCGGTCCCGGAGGGAGTGTCGCCTACTGGCGGGTGCTGGACGTCGATGCGGCCGTCGAGCACTTCGTGATGGTGGGCGCCACGCTCGTCGCCTCACCCACTGACGTCGGCGAGGGGATCAAGGTGGCGCGGGTCGCCGATCCCTTCGGCAACGTCATCGGCCTGATCGAGAACCCGCAATTTGAAATCTGA
- a CDS encoding homocysteine S-methyltransferase family protein, with translation MPRSRSLPQLHDRLFLTDGGLETFLIHQQGVALPDFASFHLLDTYEGEALVRDYFRPYAAIARRHGTGLILDTLTWRASADWGALSGLSAADMVRINRRAVALLEELRDEFAPVPVVISGCLGPRGDGYVPGTQMTVRGAEAYHQPQVDALADAGADMLTAMTLNYVEEAVGITHAARLAAMPIAISFTVETNGRLPTGQSLGSAIRIVDAATSGYPSYYMVNCAHPSHFAHLLDPRESWVRRIRGIRANASCRSHAELNDAAGLDTGDPVALAATYAELRQRLPQLTVLGGCCGTDHRHVEAIAAACAPVAA, from the coding sequence ATGCCACGCTCGCGCTCTCTTCCCCAGCTCCATGATCGGCTGTTCCTCACCGACGGCGGCCTCGAGACGTTCCTGATTCACCAACAGGGCGTTGCGCTGCCAGACTTCGCGTCCTTCCACCTGTTGGACACCTACGAGGGCGAGGCCCTCGTGCGCGACTACTTCCGCCCGTATGCCGCGATCGCGCGGCGGCACGGCACGGGCCTGATTCTGGACACGCTGACGTGGCGCGCCAGTGCCGACTGGGGCGCCCTCAGCGGCCTGTCGGCCGCCGACATGGTGCGCATCAACCGCCGGGCCGTCGCGCTGCTCGAGGAGTTGCGCGACGAGTTCGCGCCGGTGCCGGTCGTGATCAGCGGGTGCCTCGGCCCGCGCGGCGACGGGTACGTGCCCGGCACGCAGATGACCGTGCGCGGCGCCGAGGCCTATCACCAGCCGCAGGTGGACGCGCTCGCCGACGCGGGCGCCGACATGCTCACGGCGATGACCCTGAACTACGTGGAGGAGGCGGTCGGGATCACGCACGCCGCCAGGCTCGCCGCGATGCCGATTGCAATCTCCTTCACGGTCGAGACCAACGGGCGGCTGCCCACCGGCCAGTCGCTCGGCTCGGCGATCCGCATCGTCGACGCGGCGACCAGCGGGTACCCGTCGTACTACATGGTCAACTGCGCGCACCCGTCGCATTTCGCGCACCTGCTCGACCCGCGCGAGTCGTGGGTGCGTCGCATCCGCGGCATCCGTGCCAACGCCTCGTGCCGCAGCCACGCCGAGCTGAACGACGCCGCCGGGCTCGACACCGGCGATCCGGTGGCCCTGGCGGCAACCTACGCCGAGCTCCGCCAGCGCCTGCCACAGCTCACCGTGCTCGGCGGCTGCTGCGGCACCGACCACCGCCACGTCGAGGCGATCGCCGCGGCGTGTGCGCCCGTCGCGGCGTAA
- a CDS encoding SDR family NAD(P)-dependent oxidoreductase: protein MRVFLTGATGFIGQPLTRALRRRGWRVTALVRRPDATTARTVQSFGVHLAQGDATDPESVRAAMRGADVVVHNAGHYEYGVSGEAKARMTSINVRGTEVVLDAARALGIGRIVHVSSIMALGGTAGHGIVDESFVRQRPPVSHYEQTKTEAHAIAVRHQAAGAPVVIVCPGAVVGANDHAFFGYLLRLYLARRLPPIGWGRRRLISCVHVEDVAEGIALAAGRGAPGRTYLLAGNVDTVEAHLSHWWSAPGAMRIGLYLPWPVAWLNNWSLEPLQRAMGLPTFLSRDIVMTVRADLAFSSARAQQDLGWQYRDVAAMWRDTIRGERELLRQHPRRTLVEKLRPVDPAALAALAETR from the coding sequence ATGCGGGTCTTCCTGACGGGCGCCACTGGCTTCATCGGCCAGCCGCTCACCCGTGCGCTGCGGCGCCGCGGCTGGCGCGTCACGGCGTTGGTGCGTCGCCCCGACGCCACCACGGCGCGCACCGTGCAGTCGTTCGGCGTGCACCTGGCGCAGGGCGATGCGACCGACCCGGAGTCGGTGCGCGCCGCCATGCGCGGCGCCGATGTCGTGGTGCACAACGCCGGGCACTACGAGTACGGCGTGAGCGGCGAGGCGAAGGCGCGCATGACGTCGATCAACGTGCGCGGCACCGAGGTGGTGCTCGATGCCGCGCGCGCACTCGGCATCGGCCGCATCGTGCACGTCTCGTCGATCATGGCGTTGGGCGGGACGGCCGGGCACGGGATCGTCGACGAGTCGTTCGTCCGTCAGCGTCCCCCCGTGTCGCATTACGAGCAGACCAAGACGGAGGCCCACGCCATCGCCGTGCGCCACCAGGCTGCGGGCGCGCCGGTCGTGATCGTCTGCCCGGGTGCCGTGGTCGGGGCCAACGACCACGCGTTCTTCGGCTACCTGCTGCGGCTCTATCTCGCCCGACGCCTGCCGCCGATCGGCTGGGGCCGGCGCCGGCTGATCTCCTGCGTGCACGTCGAGGACGTGGCGGAGGGGATCGCGTTGGCTGCCGGCCGGGGGGCACCGGGCAGGACGTACCTGCTCGCCGGGAACGTGGACACGGTGGAGGCCCATCTGTCGCACTGGTGGTCGGCGCCAGGAGCCATGCGGATTGGCCTGTACCTGCCGTGGCCGGTGGCCTGGCTCAACAACTGGTCACTCGAGCCGCTGCAGCGCGCCATGGGACTGCCGACGTTCCTGTCGCGCGACATCGTGATGACGGTGCGCGCGGATCTGGCGTTCTCGAGCGCGCGCGCACAGCAGGACCTCGGCTGGCAGTATCGCGACGTCGCCGCCATGTGGCGCGACACCATCCGCGGCGAGCGCGAACTGCTGCGCCAGCACCCACGTCGAACGCTGGTGGAGAAGCTCCGGCCCGTCGATCCAGCCGCGCTGGCCGCCCTCGCGGAGACACGATGA